The Moorena producens PAL-8-15-08-1 genomic interval TTTTTAGCCAAAGATACATCCTTACCGGGTCAGCCGTTTTGTGTCATCAAGCAACTTCGTCCCAAATTCAGTGATCCAAAAGCATTACATAACGCTCGTCAGCGGTTTGAGAGAGAAGCAAAAATTTTGAACAAACTGGGGACTCACCCCCAAATCCCGATGCTGCTCGATTATTTCGTAGACGATGGAGAATTCTACTTGGTTCAAGAGTACATTCGAGGCATTACCCTAGCTAGGTTGGTCAGGCGTTCTGGTTGCTTATCCCCAGGAGCCGTTAAACGTTTTCTGCGAGACATACTACCGTTATTGCAGTACATCCATGACCATGGAGTAATACATCGCGATATCAAACCTCAGAATATTATTCTTTCTAATGATGATGGTCGATTGGTACTAATTGATTTTGGGGCAGTTAAGGAGTTAATTGCCCAAGCATCAGATAGCAGTGTCAGAAACCAAACTACCCATTTCATCGGTACGGTAGGATTTGCTCCACCGGAACAGTTTACTCTACGACCCGTGTATAGTAGTGATCTTTATTCCCTAGGGGTTACCTGTCTTTACCTACTCACTGGAAAAGCCCCCCTACAATTTCAGAGCGATCGCCAAACTGGTGAACTGAGGTGGCGTAAAGCATTGGACTTGAGTGATTCCTTTGCTAATATTCTCAACAGAATGCTAGCTATTTCCCTCAAAGAGCGTTATTCAAACGCAAGAGCGATCCTAAGAGCCTTGGATAATAAATTACTTCAAGAGAATCTTGCCGAGTTTCTAGTTATTCAACCTCAAGCTAATCAACACCAACGACAGGAAAAGCAAGACACCGGTAAAATTCAGAAATATACGCCTCCTACAGAAAAAACTGCGATCGAGATTCGAAAATGGAAACAAAGGATGCAAGCCAAACACCGCCACAAGGATATCAACAGAGTTGAACATCTATTTAATCATTAGGCTAAATTGGCAATTACAAGGATTCCGGACAAAAAAGACTGACAGCGAATAACTTCGCCATTGGTTCGTTTTTCATCCTTCATCCTTCATCCTTCATCCTTCATTTTCAATTCTTTACAGGTCAGCCAGTATTACGCATGCCAGCAGCAATACCGTTGATCGTCAATAAGGCTCCTCGTAGTAACTCTCCCTTACTATACCGGGATTGAACCACACCCAATGTTACCTGGTTGCTATGTTGACGCAGGCGTTTGAGCAAAGATACCTGTAAAAATCCTAAGGGAACGATGGTACCATTACGCAACTGTACAGACCGTTGTAAATTTGGGTCGCCATCTAGCAGTGTTTGGTGTCCTGTGATCGTCAGGACTAAATTGCAGGTAAGGTTAAATTCCTTAGCAATTTGCTCAAACAAATGCTCGAAGCGTTCCAGGTCTTCAGGGTTTGAAAGTTCCTTGAGATAGTGGTGAGCAATTTGTAAATCCACCTTGGCTAAGGTCATCTCTACTTTGGAAATAACCATTTTGAAGAAGGGCCATTTTGAGTAGAAACAGCGCAATAGGTTGATATTCTCCTCTGGATCCTGATCGACAAAGCTTTGTAGTGCAGTGCCAACACCGTACCAGCTCGGTAGCAAGAAGCGGCTTTGAGTCCAGCTAAAGACCCAAGGAATTGCCCGCAGACTGCTTAAATCCTTCTTCCCTGATTTACGCCGTGCAGGTCGAGAACTAATTTGCAACTGGCTAATTTCTTGAATCGGTGTCACTTGATGGAAGAAATCTACCAGATCTGGTTGCTCGTGAATCAGAGCTCGGTAATGGGTACGGGAGGTCTGAGCTAACTCCTCCATAATTTCATTCCAGGGCTGGATATCATCAAAGCCATTATTGAGTAAGCTAGCTTGAATCACTGCTGTCGCTATTGTTTCGAGATGATAGAGCGCTAGTCCTGGAAGAGAGTACCTAGAAGCAAGGACTTCCCCCTGTTCGGTAATTTTGATTCGGCCATTGATACTGCGACCCGGTTGCGCCAGGATAGCTTCATAAGATGGGCCACCACCACGACCCACTGAACCACCACGACCATGGAAGATCCGTAAAACAATACCGTACTCTTGGGCCACGTGCTCTAAGGCTTTCTGAGCTTTGTGGATTTCCCAGTTGCTACTGAGGAACCCAGAATCTTTGTTACTGTCGGAGTAGCCGAGCATTACCTCTTGTAAGTTAGGAGAGGTTAAAGCTTGTTCCCGTAGCGTGGCCGTTCGCGCAGCGTGGCCTACGGCCTTAAGGCCAGGGTTATTTGATTGTTCAGCTTTGGCGTTCGAGTAGGGTAGGTTATTTAGTTGACGGTTATTTGGGCTAACCTGCCACTGTTGATATCCACCAGCCAAACTAGCACGATACAAGGGTAGCTCAAACAGGGATTTCATCACTGCTGGAGCACGCTTAAGGTCTTCCACTGTTTCAAACAGTGGCACCACGCGAATGGTTCCCTGACCAGTGGCCGGGTCATACAAACCAGCTTCCTTCGCCAACAAGAGGACTTCTAACAAATCGCTGGCCGTATGACTCATGCTGATGATGTAGGTTTGGCAGATTTGGGGACCAAACTCTTGTTGCAGCTGCCGCACCATCCGGAAGGTTTCGATAGTCTCGCAGGTTTTTTCCGAAAATGGCAGTTCTGTTGGGATTAATGGACGTCGGGTTCGCAACTCAGCGGTTAACCACAAGCATGCTTCGGATTCCGATAGCAAGTTGTAGGGCTTAGGCAAAACTTGCAGGTACTCAGCAATTTCACTGAGGGCTTCTGAGTGGCGAGAACTTTCCTGGCGAATATCTAGGTGAGCTAGGTAAAAGCCATAAATTTCCACCTGACAGATTAAATTGTCTAACTCACGACAGTTCAACCCAGTTTCCACCAGATTACTCTCAATCAGCTTTAGTTCTGCCAAGAATTCTTCTCCAGAGCGGTAAAAACTCCAGCTTTTACCATTAGCCATCTCATCTGGTACAGGCATACCATTGGCAAGCTGTTGGTTTCGCTCACGGGTATTTTCCAGTTTTTGCTTAACGTAGGTCAGTTTAAGTCGATAGGGTTCTTGCCGATAGCGAATGGCCAGCTGTTCGTAAACCTCTGGCAATTGAGAGCGGTCTTGTTCTAGAGAGTCCAACAGTTCCGGTAGCACATCACACCAGTGCAACGACAGACTCAATAATTCGGTTAGATGGCTAACTTCATTTATATATTTACCCAGCACCAAATCTCGTTGATAGCAGGCAGTTTGCCAGGTAATTTGGGGAGTCACAAAAGGATTACCATCCCGGTCTGAGCCCACCCAAGAGCCAAAATGACAGAAGTTCTTAGCTGGTGGGTTCAGCCAGGGGAATGAACCCTTCAACGCTTGCTTGAAGCGACTATACAATTGGGGTATAGTATCAAACAGTACTTCGTGGAAGTAGTGAAGAGTGTAATCTACCTCATCAAGTACTCCCGGCTTAAACTGATGTAGCTCATCCGTGCGCCACCAGAGGCGAATTTCTTCCATAAGCTTTTGGCTACATTCAGTCACCTCCCAGGAGGAAGTGATTCCCAAGGTACCATAGGTTTGCTCCGCTTGGTCTAATTGTTCCAGAATCTTAGCCATCCGTCGCTGTTTACCCCGAATGGTACGACGGACGATTTCTGTGGGGTGAGCAGTGAAAACCAAGCGAATATCAAGATTGTCAATCAGCCTCTGAATTTGACCAGGTGGAACATTCTGCTTGTGCAAGTGGGGAAATAGCCAATCTAGCAGTCCTAATTTTCTTTCGGATCCTTGGTTTTCTTGGTGGCTCTTTTCGATAACATTGCTAACGGCACCCCCTGGTTGAGTCCCCTCATTGCCTATTTCCACCTCTTTCTCAACTGTTGTCACAGTTGAGAAAGACGAATTACCATTTTTTGTTAAAATACCTTCGCTGAAGGGGGTTAACTCGGGTTCAGTGCTTCTTCGGTAGGAACGGCGTCTTGAGAGTTGTTGATTTCGCTGTTCATAATGTTGTTCGACAATATTGATCAGCTGAAAGTAAAGAGCAAACGCTCGTGATGCCCGGATAGCCTCGTTAAGGTCAAGCTGTTGGATTAAATCAGCAACTGAGGATTGAGGATCTTCAGTCGCTTGTCCTTCTGGAGAACACAATTCCCGCAGTTGCTTGAGTAAATCAACGAGTTCCTGACCACATTCAGATAGGAGAACAGATTCCCACAAATCCTCTACAATTTTAAGTCGATGGCGCAGAAACAGGTCAGAGGTAGCCGGGAAGGTTGAATCTTGATTAGATGGAGATGGGAAAAAACTCATAGGCTCTATCTATTCCCTATACAAAGCTGATCTATTTTACGGGTTTGAGGTTCTTTGGAGTAATTAAGGAACAAGAATTTAAATTTCTTGGGAAAGGTCACGAAAGCTTAACATCTTTACATTAACTTTAATACTAAGCCAACTTGTTGAGTATCTGTAAAAATCATTAAATTTATGAAATTTGACTATTGGGTATACCTGTGAAACTACTAATGTTTATAAGTTTTTCTTGAACCATGACCCCAGTGTGGCTACTTCCCCCAACAGATTTGCAACTATTTAACCATGATGTCCATCTCTGGCGTGCGCAGTTGGAGCTGAGTGGAGTATTGATTGAGAAATTGGCAACCACTCTTTCTGAGGACGAGCACCAAAGAGCTGAGCGATTTTACTTTGAGCGGGATCGGAAGCATTTTATAGCAGGTCGGGGTCTTCTGCGCCAAATCTTGGGTCGCTATTTGGGCATGAACCCACGCCAAGTGGAGTTTTGTTATGGAAAGCGTGGTAAGCCAGCACTCAAGGAAACCTCTGGGGGCAGAAGACTCCGTTTTAATGTATCTCACTCTCATGGACTAATTCTGTATGCTATTACCCGAGAGCAGCGCATTGGCGTTGACCTAGAATATCTGCGACCAATGCCAGATGCTGAGCAACTCGCTCAACGTTTCTTTTCCCCCCAAGAGTATGCCGTGATTTGTTCTGTGTCTCAAGAGCAAAAGCACAAGGCATTTTTCCAGGGATGGACGAGTAAGGAAGCCTATCTCAAAGCTATTGGTGAAGGACTAGCTGGCTTGGAACAGGTCGAAGTTTCTGTAAATCCAGCTGAACCGACTGCCTTGCTGAGCATCAACAAAGACCCTCAGGCAGTTTACCCTTGGTCTATCGCTGGTTTAACGCCTGCGCCTGGTTACTTTGCCTCGTTGGTTGTCGAAAGAAAAGATTGGCAGTTAAGTTGTTTTGATTACACCGAGCAATCAGTCCCTGGTTGGGGTGTGGGCTGATCAGGTGTAGGGGGAAATTAGCCCGTACGTAATAGTAACTGGTTAATCATAACTGAACCAGACCAAGTACTTTGCATCGGAATGCGATCGCTTATATCATGTCGGGATAATTACCCTGTCTTGATGCAAAGCGCGAGTGGTTTGAATTTACCGTAAGACAGGCTCGCCTTGTCTTGATGCAGTCGCTCATGGGGGAAACCACGGCAGTCGCTCATGGTTAGAAGTTACCGTAAGACAGGCTCGCCTTGTCTTGATGCAGTCGCTCATGGGGGAAACCACGGCAGTCGCTCATGGTTAGAAGTTACCGTAAGACAGGCTCGCCTTGTCTTGATGCAGTCGCTCATGGGGGAAACCCCCAAGACCGCGCAAATCACGCTAATCAATAAGTTTTACCCCTTTTCTGCATAGCCTATCAACCATAAAGGCTCAACGTAATCAGGTTTCGTCTCCGGGGGGAACCCCCAAGACCGCGCTGCCTCCCCAAGACCGCGCAAATCACGCTAATCAATAAGTTTTACCCCTTTTCTGCATAGCCGACCAACCATAAAGGCTCAACGTAATCAGGTTTCGTCTCCGGGGAGACCCCCAAGACCGCGCTGCCTCCCCAAGACCGCGCAAATCACGCTAATCAATAAGTTTTACCCCTTTTCTGCATAGCCGACCAACCATAAAGGCTCAACGTAATCAGGTTTGGTCTCCGGGGGAAACCACGCCAGTTGCTCATGGTTTGTTCGCGTTCGCCTTTGGCGTGGCCGTAGGCCAAGCGTGGCCGTAGGCCAAGTTACCGTAAGATAGGGTCGCCTTCTTAACAAATATTTAACCCTTTTCTGCATAACCTGCTAACTATAAAGGCGACCCTATCTAAGGTTTCGTCTCCGGGGGAACCCCCTTTGGCGGCACTGGCTCCCCTGTTCCCTTGCTGCATCGCTTAATAAAAATTTCCCCCATCTCCCCATCTCCCCATCTCCCCACCCTCCCCATCTCCCCATCTCCCCACACTTCCCACCCTCCCACCCTCCCCGCGCCCGGGCCCCTTAATTATGGGTATTCAACCAGACTTGATATTAGGGGTGACCGGGGGAGCCTCAAAACCCGTTCAACCCGAATGGGTGTAAGATGTTACCCTAGAATGGCACTAACCAGGGATAAGTTGTGACATCTCCCACACCTTTTTATATGGCTATGGCTATAGATTGATAGGGCTGAGTTATCTTAGTTGGGTAGGTCGTGACTTGTCGATCATCGCTAGGCAAACTGGTACTCCCCTGCTCCTAAGTTAGGGTGTCCACATTAGCCTCTGGAGTCGGCGACAGTCGCTTCATTCAACATTTGTTTTTTTAAAATTACCTCAAACTACCTTGGAAAGGAGTCAGTCGTGGCAAGTCATAAAATCCTGGTAATCGATGATAGTACGGTAATCCGCAAGCGTGTCAAAGAGATGTTACCTCCGGGTTTTGAAGTCCTCGAAGCTAAAGATGGGGTGGAGGGAATTAATTTAATTTACCAGGAAGAACCTAACTTTATCATGTTAGATTTTATCCTGCCAAAAATGAGTGGATTGGAGATTTTTGAGAAACTTCAAATTGAGCCTAAATTACAAAGAATTCCTCTGGTATTAATGTCAGGACGAAAAGAAGAGGTAACTGCTAAAATCAAAGAACCTTTTAAGTATTTTTCCTTTATTGAAAAGCCTTTTAATAAAAAGCAGCTGACGGATGCTATCAAAGAATCTATGCAAAAGGCTAAGAAGCGACCAGCAACTCCTGCACCAGCAGTTAGTGCAGCTACCGCTGAGTCGTCAGTCGCATCAGCTCAAGAAATTGCACAGTTGAAGGCAAAGGTTGCCAAAATGCAGAAGGAAATTGATGCCTTAAAGAAACAGTTAGGTCAGCTGGTGACGTTTATTAAGCAAAAGTTGAAGTAGTTTATGGAAAGATGGAGGATGAAATATCTTCCCACTTGATACTTCATCCTTTACTAATTCTTAGCCCAATTACTCTAACTCACGGCGTCCTTCTAAGGCTCTAGCTAGGGTGACTTCATCTGCATATTCTAGGTCTCCGCCCATGGGTAAACCAAAGGCAATTCGGGTCACTTTGGTAAACGGCCTGATCAGTTGACCTATATATAGTGTGGTTGTCTCCCCTTCTACACTGGGATTGATGGCTAAAATGACTTCTTGAATCGTTTTCTGGCTGACTCGTTGTACAAGTTGCTGGATATGGAGTTGTTCTGGACCAATGCCATCCATAGGGGAGATCACTCCTCCGAGAACGTGGTATTGGCCTCGGTACTCGCGGGTTTTTTCGATGGCAATCACATCCCTTGAGTCGGCAACTACACAGATAGTCTTCTGGTCCCGGTTGGAATTGCGGCAAATTTGGCAGACCGGTTCAGCAGACAAGTGAAAGCATACTCTACAAAAACCAACTTGTTGTTTGGCTTCCACCAACGCTTGCGCTAGGGCTTTGACTTCCGGTGTTGGACGCTTGAGGATATGAAGGGCTAGTCGTTGAGCAGTCTTTGGACCAACTCCAGGCAGGCGTTGTAGCTCTTCAATTAAGCGAGCGAGGGGGCGTGTGTAAACCATCGAGTCAAGAATCGGGAGTAGGGAATCGGGAATCGGGAATCGGGAGTAGGGAAAGTTTTCATTAAGCATTGAGCGCTGCTAGGTCATCGGATATTTAGAATCACACTGGAAACACTAAACATTAGAATAGCCTCAGCTTTGACACTCCCCGGCCTAAAGGCGCGGGGATTCTTCACTCAACGACCCAACGTGGCTCTTCCAAGCCGGAACCAGGAAGAGTAGAGGCCAGATCTCCTGAAGCGTTCAGGTCTTTTACGACCCAAGTTCCGGTGTGCCCCACCGTACCCAAGGCTCTTTTTAAGATATTGATCGCAGCGTTGTGATTAAACTAAGCCGAGGGGTCACCCCCGCCGACTCGTCTCCAAAACCGTACGTGACAGTTTCCCGTCATACGGCTCCTCATGTAGGAATCTCCTTGTCATTGGGTACCTCCACACTAAAACGGATTGTTATCTAGCTCAGAGGAGTCTGTATGTGACTCTTGACACTTTGTGGTAACTCTGGTTCTGTGTTTTGCATCGTGGCAGTGTAGATGGAGTAACTCAAGGTTTTTGAGTTGGTCGCTTCCACCATGTGCGCGTGGTGTTATGTGGTGTGTTTCCAGTAAATCTTTATCCCTGAATGTGAGACCGCAGTGGGTGCATTTTCCTTTTTGTCTTTTGATGAGTTTACCTTTTTGACTAGACATTTCAGGATGTTTTTGCATACGGTTGCTCCAGTACACTAAGTCACCATCGAAGGGACTTCTGGATTCTTTGACTTTTGTGTGCCTTACTATTTTTGTTTTGGCATGTTTAGGGAGAAAATTATCCTCGTTAGTCATGAATACCCAGTTGTCTACTTTTGGTGCTTGCCATGGTTTCTTTGGTTCATCAACCTTAGTCCCCCAGTACTTTTTGTTTACCCAGGTTTTTGATTTATTTGGGTGTCTCCTGTATCCCCATCTTTGAAGTTTGTTCCAGATTAAGTAGTCCATATCTGAGAAGGTTTCTTTACTAACCACACTGCGGTTATAGTTACACCATCCTCTTATAATGGGTTTGAGATGTTCTATTAGAGCATCCTGGGGAGCAGCTTTGTGTCTGTCTATGACTTTTGATAGCTGCTCCCAATGTTCTTTCACTTTCTTCTTAGATGGTTTGATGAGAGTTTTAAAACCTTGCTTAGAATGGTTCTTGCCTACTGGGTATTGACGGATGTTAAATTCTAAAAAGTCAAATCCTGTGGAGGTGTGAACTAGTTTTGTTTTGCTTGGTTTTAATTCTAGGCCGATGTTTTTCAACCATTCATTAATTATTCTCTGACATTCTTCTACCACTTCTTTGGATTTATGCATAATGACGAAATCGTCTGCATATCGAATCAGGCTTAGACTTTTTCTTCTATCTCCTTTTCTGTATCCTCCTAAAGCAGGGGATAGGTTTTCGGCGTAGTCTTTTATCCGTTCTTCCATTCCGTGAAGGGCTATGTTCGCTAAAAGTGGTGAAATAATACCACCTTGAGGAGTACCCTCATTTGTAGGGGAGAATGTTCCTTCATCTATTACTCCGGCTTTTAACCATCCTTTGATTAATCGCCTCATAGATGGATAGGTATTTAATTTTGAGAGAAGGACTTGGTGGTTGATTTTATCAAAGCATTTGGAGATATCAGCGTCTAGTACCCATTTAGGCATTCTATTAATGCTGCTGAATATGGCTTCGATAGCATCATGACATGACCTTCCTTGTCTGAAACCGTATGAGTTAGGTTCAAAGTGTGCTTCCCATTCAGGTTCTAATGCCTGTTTGGTAAGAGCTTGAAGTGCCCTGTCGTAGATAGTAGGTATCCCTAAAGGACGCTTTTCTTTACGACCGGGTTTATTTATCCAAACTCTGCGGGTTGGTTGAGGTTTCTTGTACAGTTTGAGGTTGGCTGCTAAGGCGAGTCGTTGCTTATTGGTTAAAGCTTTCTTCCCGTCTATTCCGGCAGTCTTTTTGCCTTTATTCTGTTGAGTTACCTTTCTTACCGCTAGCATTTTTGCAGACCAGGACTTCATCAGAGTTTTTTGTAACCTTCTAACCACGGGAACATCACCACGTTGAGAGGCTCGATATATTCGTTTTTGCAACTTAAATACGGTTCTTTCTAGCTTTCGCCAATCGACCCGATTCCATTCCGACTGTGGGGCGAACCCCCGAGCTTTAGACTTGTTCATTGCTACTTACAACTACATCATTTCCTAACACGTGAGTCTGTCAGCATATCCTTCCCCATTACAGGGAGGCGTTGGCTTTTGACTCAATCTTTCCATCACAGGCCATGCGGCTAACTACCTACTCAAGGAATCGACCTTTCTTGAGAGCACCTGTGTGGTTACTTCGTTCCTGATAACCATTCTTCTGAACTTTTAGGGTGATACTCTCCACCGGGAACTTAGGGAAATCTATAAGTAAGCCGCGACAAGCTTCTATCCTATTGCGTTCCGTTGACTTTTGTTTGTAGCGTGTCAGCCTTATTGCGCTACGTACTAGTAACGATGGTTCAAATGTATCTTTCCTTGCGGTACCCTTGAGTTCAATTGCCTGTTACTAACTCCACTTTAGGCTGGTAGGGCTTCACTACTCGACCCCGCTTTACCCTAGGGCTTGTTACGACCCATTGAGTAGGGGTAGGGCTGTCACTCGGATTTCACGAGGGTTGGTATTTCACCAACATGGTTATCAAGTTGTCAAGGTTTATTACCTTGCGGCTAATCCCCCGAATCCTTAATGGGATAAGGTTTCTAGCCAACGAATCGCACGTCACGGTCTAGTTCACAGCCACATTCACAGACGTGAGTCCTAGTTGATAGTGACTTTTTCACGACCTCGCCGCACTCGGAGCATTTTTGGCTTGTATAGGCAGGATTTACCGCAACGGTGACTCTGCCAAATCTTTGGCCAAAATGCTCCAACCATTTTCTAAATTGATACCAACCTGCGTCATTAATAGACTTAGCCAGACAGTGGTTTTTAACCAGGTTTTTTACCCTTAAATCTTCATAGGCGACCAGGTCGTTAGACCGGATTACGCAACGTGCCAGTCTCTTGGCATGTTCTATGCGCGTAGCGCAGGCTTCGCCAACACGCTGCCTACTTATTTTAAGGTGATGTCTACCTAGCCTATTAATGGCTTTATTACGGTTAGTAGAGCCTTTCTTTTTTCGAGAAACTCGGCGTTGATAAAATTTTAAACGCTTTTCACCTTTACGATAAAACCTGGGATTAGGTTCAGTGTTGCCCCTAGAATCAGTGTAGAACTCTTTTAGCCCTACATCTAACCCTACAGTGGCATCAACTGGGCTTAATTGTTCATTTACATCAACAGAAATGCAAAACTGAACATAATAGCCATCTGCCCTTTTGACTATACGAACCCGTTTGATTTGCTTCTT includes:
- a CDS encoding serine/threonine-protein kinase; this translates as MNFPQVKLSHFHSDVLKNTELGQLCGKKQLFRDRYEVLRMIGRGGFGVTFLAKDTSLPGQPFCVIKQLRPKFSDPKALHNARQRFEREAKILNKLGTHPQIPMLLDYFVDDGEFYLVQEYIRGITLARLVRRSGCLSPGAVKRFLRDILPLLQYIHDHGVIHRDIKPQNIILSNDDGRLVLIDFGAVKELIAQASDSSVRNQTTHFIGTVGFAPPEQFTLRPVYSSDLYSLGVTCLYLLTGKAPLQFQSDRQTGELRWRKALDLSDSFANILNRMLAISLKERYSNARAILRALDNKLLQENLAEFLVIQPQANQHQRQEKQDTGKIQKYTPPTEKTAIEIRKWKQRMQAKHRHKDINRVEHLFNH
- a CDS encoding phosphoenolpyruvate carboxylase, with product MSFFPSPSNQDSTFPATSDLFLRHRLKIVEDLWESVLLSECGQELVDLLKQLRELCSPEGQATEDPQSSVADLIQQLDLNEAIRASRAFALYFQLINIVEQHYEQRNQQLSRRRSYRRSTEPELTPFSEGILTKNGNSSFSTVTTVEKEVEIGNEGTQPGGAVSNVIEKSHQENQGSERKLGLLDWLFPHLHKQNVPPGQIQRLIDNLDIRLVFTAHPTEIVRRTIRGKQRRMAKILEQLDQAEQTYGTLGITSSWEVTECSQKLMEEIRLWWRTDELHQFKPGVLDEVDYTLHYFHEVLFDTIPQLYSRFKQALKGSFPWLNPPAKNFCHFGSWVGSDRDGNPFVTPQITWQTACYQRDLVLGKYINEVSHLTELLSLSLHWCDVLPELLDSLEQDRSQLPEVYEQLAIRYRQEPYRLKLTYVKQKLENTRERNQQLANGMPVPDEMANGKSWSFYRSGEEFLAELKLIESNLVETGLNCRELDNLICQVEIYGFYLAHLDIRQESSRHSEALSEIAEYLQVLPKPYNLLSESEACLWLTAELRTRRPLIPTELPFSEKTCETIETFRMVRQLQQEFGPQICQTYIISMSHTASDLLEVLLLAKEAGLYDPATGQGTIRVVPLFETVEDLKRAPAVMKSLFELPLYRASLAGGYQQWQVSPNNRQLNNLPYSNAKAEQSNNPGLKAVGHAARTATLREQALTSPNLQEVMLGYSDSNKDSGFLSSNWEIHKAQKALEHVAQEYGIVLRIFHGRGGSVGRGGGPSYEAILAQPGRSINGRIKITEQGEVLASRYSLPGLALYHLETIATAVIQASLLNNGFDDIQPWNEIMEELAQTSRTHYRALIHEQPDLVDFFHQVTPIQEISQLQISSRPARRKSGKKDLSSLRAIPWVFSWTQSRFLLPSWYGVGTALQSFVDQDPEENINLLRCFYSKWPFFKMVISKVEMTLAKVDLQIAHHYLKELSNPEDLERFEHLFEQIAKEFNLTCNLVLTITGHQTLLDGDPNLQRSVQLRNGTIVPLGFLQVSLLKRLRQHSNQVTLGVVQSRYSKGELLRGALLTINGIAAGMRNTG
- a CDS encoding 4'-phosphopantetheinyl transferase family protein — its product is MTPVWLLPPTDLQLFNHDVHLWRAQLELSGVLIEKLATTLSEDEHQRAERFYFERDRKHFIAGRGLLRQILGRYLGMNPRQVEFCYGKRGKPALKETSGGRRLRFNVSHSHGLILYAITREQRIGVDLEYLRPMPDAEQLAQRFFSPQEYAVICSVSQEQKHKAFFQGWTSKEAYLKAIGEGLAGLEQVEVSVNPAEPTALLSINKDPQAVYPWSIAGLTPAPGYFASLVVERKDWQLSCFDYTEQSVPGWGVG
- a CDS encoding response regulator, with the translated sequence MASHKILVIDDSTVIRKRVKEMLPPGFEVLEAKDGVEGINLIYQEEPNFIMLDFILPKMSGLEIFEKLQIEPKLQRIPLVLMSGRKEEVTAKIKEPFKYFSFIEKPFNKKQLTDAIKESMQKAKKRPATPAPAVSAATAESSVASAQEIAQLKAKVAKMQKEIDALKKQLGQLVTFIKQKLK
- the recR gene encoding recombination mediator RecR, with translation MVYTRPLARLIEELQRLPGVGPKTAQRLALHILKRPTPEVKALAQALVEAKQQVGFCRVCFHLSAEPVCQICRNSNRDQKTICVVADSRDVIAIEKTREYRGQYHVLGGVISPMDGIGPEQLHIQQLVQRVSQKTIQEVILAINPSVEGETTTLYIGQLIRPFTKVTRIAFGLPMGGDLEYADEVTLARALEGRRELE
- the ltrA gene encoding group II intron reverse transcriptase/maturase; amino-acid sequence: MNKSKARGFAPQSEWNRVDWRKLERTVFKLQKRIYRASQRGDVPVVRRLQKTLMKSWSAKMLAVRKVTQQNKGKKTAGIDGKKALTNKQRLALAANLKLYKKPQPTRRVWINKPGRKEKRPLGIPTIYDRALQALTKQALEPEWEAHFEPNSYGFRQGRSCHDAIEAIFSSINRMPKWVLDADISKCFDKINHQVLLSKLNTYPSMRRLIKGWLKAGVIDEGTFSPTNEGTPQGGIISPLLANIALHGMEERIKDYAENLSPALGGYRKGDRRKSLSLIRYADDFVIMHKSKEVVEECQRIINEWLKNIGLELKPSKTKLVHTSTGFDFLEFNIRQYPVGKNHSKQGFKTLIKPSKKKVKEHWEQLSKVIDRHKAAPQDALIEHLKPIIRGWCNYNRSVVSKETFSDMDYLIWNKLQRWGYRRHPNKSKTWVNKKYWGTKVDEPKKPWQAPKVDNWVFMTNEDNFLPKHAKTKIVRHTKVKESRSPFDGDLVYWSNRMQKHPEMSSQKGKLIKRQKGKCTHCGLTFRDKDLLETHHITPRAHGGSDQLKNLELLHLHCHDAKHRTRVTTKCQESHTDSSELDNNPF
- a CDS encoding RNA-guided endonuclease InsQ/TnpB family protein, producing MIITEFKAYGKLIQYQAIDEAIRTVKFVRNSCLRLWMDNKGLNKYDLNKYCKILAKEFPFASELNSTARQSAAERAWSSISRFFENCKKKVPGKKGYPRFQKHCRSVEYKQSGWKLSPDNKSITFSDKKGIGKLKLKGTWDLWRFDKKQIKRVRIVKRADGYYVQFCISVDVNEQLSPVDATVGLDVGLKEFYTDSRGNTEPNPRFYRKGEKRLKFYQRRVSRKKKGSTNRNKAINRLGRHHLKISRQRVGEACATRIEHAKRLARCVIRSNDLVAYEDLRVKNLVKNHCLAKSINDAGWYQFRKWLEHFGQRFGRVTVAVNPAYTSQKCSECGEVVKKSLSTRTHVCECGCELDRDVRFVG